A single region of the Rhodococcus sp. W8901 genome encodes:
- a CDS encoding pseudouridine synthase, with protein MARAPLPIRDGLGPDRIRMPAGQPSVTVVDYLLGQHPDEDWLTRLGAGEVVDEHGLVVDHTTPYQPTRFVYFYREPAPEVPVPFAVDVLHRDAGLVVVDKPHFLATIPRGAHIRETVVVRLRRDLGLPDLVPVHRLDRMTAGVLLCTADPALRRPYQEMFEKQRVRKTYEAIAPALADGEFPRTVRSRIRKVHGELTASEEPGEPNSETLIELVERRGALARYRLRPRTGRTHQLRLHLNSLGAPIVGDNFYPEFRRRDPNDFTDPLRLLARSLEFDDPLTGEPRRFESRRTLEY; from the coding sequence ATGGCACGCGCGCCGCTCCCGATCCGTGACGGTCTCGGACCCGACCGGATCCGCATGCCGGCCGGGCAGCCGTCGGTGACGGTCGTCGACTACCTGCTCGGGCAGCATCCCGACGAGGACTGGCTCACCCGCCTCGGCGCGGGCGAGGTGGTGGACGAGCACGGACTGGTCGTCGACCACACGACCCCATACCAGCCGACGCGGTTCGTGTACTTCTATCGTGAGCCGGCGCCCGAGGTCCCGGTGCCATTCGCGGTGGACGTGCTGCACCGCGACGCCGGGCTGGTCGTCGTCGACAAGCCGCACTTCCTCGCGACCATCCCGCGCGGCGCGCACATCCGGGAGACCGTCGTGGTGCGGCTGCGCCGGGACCTGGGGCTGCCCGACCTGGTGCCGGTGCACCGGCTGGACCGGATGACGGCGGGTGTCCTGCTGTGCACCGCCGATCCGGCGCTGCGCCGGCCCTACCAGGAGATGTTCGAGAAGCAGCGGGTGCGCAAGACGTACGAGGCCATCGCCCCCGCCCTCGCCGACGGGGAGTTCCCACGCACCGTGCGCAGCCGAATCCGCAAGGTGCACGGCGAACTCACCGCGTCCGAGGAGCCGGGGGAGCCCAACTCTGAGACACTGATCGAGTTGGTCGAGCGTCGCGGCGCCCTCGCGCGCTACCGGCTGCGGCCGCGCACCGGCCGCACCCACCAACTGCGCCTGCACCTGAATTCGCTGGGCGCTCCGATCGTCGGCGACAACTTCTATCCCGAGTTCCGGCGCCGCGACCCGAACGACTTCACCGACCCGCTGCGGTTGCTGGCGCGCAGCCTCGAGTTCGACGATCCGCTGACCGGGGAGCCCAGACGTTTCGAGAGCCGGCGCACGCTGGAGTACTGA